Genomic window (Pyrus communis chromosome 13, drPyrComm1.1, whole genome shotgun sequence):
TTTCATGTCAACATTTAATAGAGCTTTATTCGGGTGATTATGCTGGTTCTGCATATGGGACATAAGTCAAGATCTTCTCCACAGTCACAGCATGTCTGCAAACAATATTAATATCCAACTCAGTTATTCGTTGTTCAAACtttcatccaattccataagGTGTAAAAGACGTATAAAGCATTACCTGATGTCCACAACCAAATGCCATATTCTTCGGATCGGTTAGGCAAATGGGACAGACCTGCAAGAATCACAAAAATTGTCTAAACTTGTCATCCTGACGAGATTTTGCTGTCTGTGCCATAATATATTAATCCTCCTCATAAAAAGAAGTAGAAAGAGGGCAATTACATGATTGTCAGAAGTTGAACCGGCAGGATGTGCTGTGCTAACAAACTCATCACGTTGCCTAGAAGGTGCACTTGGACGAAAACTACTTGATCGCGAAGTTTTGGGGGAGCTAAAAGAAGATAAACCATAATGAGGTGGGGGCAGAGGTACCCTATCTATAGCCTTCCCTCTTGTGGCACTGTATAAGCAATGAAACGAAACAATGATTTGCAAATGAACTTATGTCACCCAAAGCTGCAATAGCAAATCCTCAAAGCCCATTAGACTTAAGTTAGATTATTACCCTAATATATTAAGTTCTAGTGTTGCTTTATACTGTGAAGGTATTTCCATCAGTGCTGCAAGAGCAAATTCTGCTTCTTTTCTCGAACGGTCAATATTCTTTGCCATAATTTCCGTAAAATTCACAAACTGCAGAGGACAAAAGAAGCACTTTTCAATTAAAGTTTGAAGAGATAATAGATAATAAGGCATACATACTCCATCAAGATGATACCCTCTATCCCTAAAAATACTTGCCTGAAAGTTATCGAAGGCCCGAGCAGGGATGTTATCATCAAATTCTTTCATCATATCCCATGGTCCATCTCCGACACCAACTAGTATAATTGATAAGGGATAGTCGCTACAATATAACAGGAAAATCATGAAATCTTTCACTGAAAAGAACAAGACTGAGGAAACAAACATTCTAAGATTTACCTCGCTTTAACAATTGCTTCAACAGTTTTCCTTTCCTGCGGGCTTAACTGGCCATGCCCGGTATCAACACTTCTGGTCACCTGTGACAATTTGTAGTCTACATTATACAAAATAATTAAGAGCGCAATCATATTGCTATGCAAATCACTTCTGCTCAATCAGAATTTTTCACACGGGTATAAGTATAACTGTAAGATAGAGACGAGAAGCAATATACCTGCCCATCAGCTATTATCACCAACACATGGTACTGACCGCCACTTTGCTCAACAATAGTGATGCCCATTTCAATAATAGGGGCAAAGGATGTGGGACCTGCCACGAGAAAAAAGGGTATGAATCTCCATAAGCAAATAACCAACCAGGAAAATAAAAAGGGAGAAGGAAGTGAAACAAATGGCAACCGGCAAGTCGTAGCTGAGGGACTAATTCTCTATATCGTCTCAATACGTCTTCAAAACCATTGCAATAAGATCCCTCATCCGGGTAGAAACTGAAAACTTCTTGGTCATGGGTAGATGCTGCAAATATATGAAAATCATGTAAAATCTCTATTGCCAAAACTCGACAAGCTAAATTTGAAGAGTAAGACGACTGTTAGATGAAATACCATCTCCAAATCCGAAACAGGGAATCAAGTTATCTTCATCAAAGGAAGACAATGTTTTCCCTATAATTGCTATTCCCTGTTCATAGGGATTTTGCTCTTCTCCAATGTGATGCAAGCTTTTCCGATGAAATGACCTTGTACCTGATGGAAAAGTAAGTCAAGAATGTTTCACTATAACTTAAGAAAAGACTTCTAAGCACCGAGAGCAGGGCAAACCTGTCCACTCGTTGCTTTTTGTGAAATCAATGCCAACAATAAGATTGGATGACTCAAGACCAGCACGCGCCAATGCATCTGTGACCTATCGAAAGACAAAAGTGAGAATGTCATGATAATTACTCAAGTAACATAAGCAGTTACAATGATTTCACATCATATTTGCTTCAAAGACAGATGCCATCAGTATAACTATTGAGTACATTGTGACTAAAAGAAAGTTCTCCGCGACAAAAGAAATTGGCTGCACTTCTTTTCAAGAAATGTTCGGCAATTGTATCAGTTCAATTACCATAAAATCTTGCATTTTACCTGGTCCAGGCTATTGTAATCATCATTTATTCTCCCAAACTTCGTACCCAACCCTGTATTCGACCCTGTTGGCCAAGCACTGCCATGGCTTTGAGGTGGAGGTGCATAATACTGCTGTGGCCGGTAGTCCTGGCTTGGCGGTGCATATGATGGTATCAGTGGTGGCTGTGCATATGGTGCCTCTTGATAACTCTGATGACTCCAAGAACGTGATCCGGTCCCAAAAGAAGGATGTCTCGAAGTTGAACGTTTTGAACTCTTCCCACCCATCAGTTATTCTACTAGAACACTGCACATTCAACAAACATGAATTAATAATTGTTACAAATCAACCTCCGTTTGAGTTCACACTTTGAAATGCTCGTTCTTTTCATCTAACAATCACTAAGGATCACTTTACAGGAAATTAACTAAATCAATTATCCCGTTTGATTCAAATATGAACATATCATATAAGGCTTTTTATTCAAAATGATCCCATAACTCCTCGCTTTTGTCCCTGACAATGAAATCGATAAACATGGTTCCTAAGTTTGTCCatcgtaaatcattttggtatttccgtgaaaaatctgtcaatattCTCGTTAATTAAATTGTCATGTGAACGACCACGTGATCACTTTTTtaaaggtatttttgtcaaaccaatcCCTCCATTTAACGAgaatattgacaaatttttcacagaatgaccaaaatgatttacggtGTACAAATTCAAGGACCACTCCTATTGATTTTTATTGTTAGGAAACAAAGTGAGTAGTTATGCCAATCTCAAGGACTATTTTGCTAAAAAGCCTATCATAGAACCCAAGAAACAGAAAGATTATAAtaagggttattatacaaaatgttcctgagatttgcatgatcaatagaaatggtccctgaaattgtccaccatccaaTTTTGGtacttccgttaaaaactctttgggcaattttcaaagtttcgtaactcaatcaatttttaaccaaattccacccataatatatcaaaaatgaagataagaaagtgtagaacaagattatacctatttggaagcccactgattgccggagatggccggaaaatagcctgaaaggtgactgttccgcaggaaaactggaaaactcaccggaaactgggtaaactttaaacgttcataacttcttcaatactcaacaaaatcgagtgattcaaaaacgaaaatcatacttctcgacgagatgaagagaatgatatctttctttactgctaacttgccgtggtttggccgaaaaactgctcaaaagtggctaactcgaaaatggttagccactttcgagccgttgtcTGACCAAACCACGATGAGTTAGCCTTCGAAAaatgtaccattctcttcgtctcgtcaagaagtattattttcgtttatgaatcactcgatttggttgagtattgaagaagttatgaacgtttaaagtttacccagtttccggcgagttttccagttttcccgcgaACCAGTCAtatttcaggctattttccggccatttCCGGCCATTTCCGGCAACCactgggcttccaaataggtataatattATTCTatactttcctatcttcattttgatatattatgggtcgaatttggttaagaaatgattgagttacaaagctttgaaaattgtctAAAATCGTTTTTAACGGAAGAACCAAAATCATAGATTGTGAACAATATCATataccatttctattgattttgaatcTCAGAAACCGTTTCTATTGATCATGTAAATCTTAGAGActattttgtataataacccataaaataatctcaagaaaactgaacaaaacaattaacacaacCAGGGCCATCCATTCCAATTTTCAAGCTTCATTCACAGACAAAGAATCGGTCCGAATTCGATAATGCCGACAAAATTAAAACGATTTCATATTTGAATTAGTGAAATTGAACACAAACCAGAAGACATCAGCACAATTCAggccaaaaataaaatgcaacaaATCAAATACATCTTTTAGCCCCCTATAAACAAATaatgcaatttcttgttccaaTTCATGATAATTATCAATAAAGACCCAAACTTTTTCACAACCCACATTCCATTTCAGAGAAAGAcacaaaaacccaaatcattaaaataaaaaaaataaaataaataaaagacttaaaaaaaattacaaaaatggcaggaaaatgaagaagaattggTACCTCTCAGACCGACATTTTTCGAGAGGAAGATGATGCTTTGGAACATATCCGAGTTGACGAGGTTGTTGTCAATCAGAGGGCGGAGAAGTCTATGGGCTGAAGTGGTAACTGGGCAAAcgtttgttgttgttgcaagTTTGCAACTTGGCGACTGAAGAGCGTAAGTCTGAGTCTATGAGAGACAGACAGGTCGACACTTGCGTTCGTAGTTTACTGGTGAAGGTTCCTACGTAGTTTCCTTCTAGATAAAAAAGGTCCCTTgcagtgttttttcttttgtgttttggcTGGTAGTGTTGCCCTCCACCGAATTGGCTTGGTTGCTTTTTTGGTGCACATTACATGGATGCATATCCTGAATTCGTACATGAGATTTGTAGTTTAAGTGATTCATTATTTAAGATCTCgtatttgatttttgtttttataatattGAATTGGTCAAGAAATGGATGCTACGTTGTGTTATGTGGCACGGAAATTtagttatttaatatttttgaaatcgTATTGTTGTTAAATTGATTCAATGAAATTTATCTCGTACAACTGAAGAtttcttaaagaaaaaaaaactattattgTTGTTAAGACTTGTTGGTGAATATTTGATCCTTAGGATCTCAAATTCATctaatttcttatatttttttatgtgttttatttgtatttttattttatatatatagatatagatatacACACACTTGGTTAAAAATGAAATGATGGTTAAATATGATAATCATGTAATGTCTCAATGTAAACCGAGTTAAGACGAAAATGCAATGAGACATTTCTAATAACAGTACCttatgaatttgaaaattttccaatccAATTTGCCAATCATCTCCACAACAGTAGGAATTTGAGGCACATCGAATTGGATTTAGGGGAATAAgggtaattttttgttatttcctTTTCTTCCGTCGAGAATATGATGAATAATAGGTTTTATTATGTAGGTATTTTATTTGAATcaaacactactacaaaaggggGCTATAGTGTCGGAGGGTGGTGTCGCTTTAATCTAATATAGTAGCGGATTAGGCAGTTGCGACACTAACTGAATATGACGTCGGATTTACTGTCGCTTATAAGCGTTATTAAATGTTTATGTcgcttttaaaccgacgtaaacatatattttaataatttttaaatactagtgtcgcttttaaaccgacgtaaacattattttaataatttttaaatactagtgtcgcttttaagcgacataaagtgtgtatatatatatatatattaaattaaattttatatccctaaaaactataataattatatatatatatatatattaaattaaattttaaaaaattggtgatCATTGGAttggcttaaatatacatacgattcaatttcttaagtgttatacatacaaaataaattaatttaaatctacttaatatatatatatacacacacaccattaAACTTGATTGGATACgaattctatgaaactaatttcgacagttataaacgaaaaatcacgatttaacggttattttaactccgattttgatgattttttacagctacacttctgaccctatatgaatacaatgaatggattcgatcttcaaattaaaatatttacataagtggataccacaaaatcttatgttatacttaatgaaagtataaataaactctaagtgttagtcaatctattgttttgatgggatacaaattctccgaaactaatttcaacgatcccaaccgtcaaacttgtttgcatatgcttcgagatcacatcagcaaaaaatcacaaaaaacaaacattcagagatcaagtaacgggacaaagcttttcgac
Coding sequences:
- the LOC137712721 gene encoding E3 ubiquitin-protein ligase RGLG2-like, which translates into the protein MGGKSSKRSTSRHPSFGTGSRSWSHQSYQEAPYAQPPLIPSYAPPSQDYRPQQYYAPPPQSHGSAWPTGSNTGLGTKFGRINDDYNSLDQVTDALARAGLESSNLIVGIDFTKSNEWTGTRSFHRKSLHHIGEEQNPYEQGIAIIGKTLSSFDEDNLIPCFGFGDASTHDQEVFSFYPDEGSYCNGFEDVLRRYRELVPQLRLAGPTSFAPIIEMGITIVEQSGGQYHVLVIIADGQVTRSVDTGHGQLSPQERKTVEAIVKASDYPLSIILVGVGDGPWDMMKEFDDNIPARAFDNFQFVNFTEIMAKNIDRSRKEAEFALAALMEIPSQYKATLELNILGATRGKAIDRVPLPPPHYGLSSFSSPKTSRSSSFRPSAPSRQRDEFVSTAHPAGSTSDNHVCPICLTDPKNMAFGCGHQTCCDCGEDLDLCPICRTSIITRIKLY